ACCCTCAAGTCCTCCGGTCTCCTAAGTCTCAAAAGATTGAAAGACCTCTACAGGATCAGACACATATGAAGATAGAAGAGAAACTCGCCCTCGATGCGTTCAAGACCGACAAAGAGAGCCACATCACCATCAACCACGAGACATGCAGGTCCCGCTGCGATCTGCGTCCCTGCCTCTTCGTCTGCCCCGCCCACCTCTATTCTTATAATGAAGAGCACGACGAGATGGTGGTGGAGTATGCGGGCTGCCTCGAATGCGGCACCTGCCTTGTGGCGTGTAAGGACGGGGCGCTGAGCTGGAGCTATCCCAGAGGGGATTACGGCATCCAATACCGCTTCGGTTAGCCCCGTCGCCTCTTCTTCCGCCCCGCTTCGTTGTCTGCGTCGTCACTCTCCTTGACGTATTATAAATACGCCATCGTCGGCTCCTCCTTGCCGCCTCACGGGACGAAAGAATAGGCGACGGGGTGTGACTCTGGGCTGCCTTCTTCCCCAGCTCGCAATTATTGGGGCTTGCGTCGCCCCCTCCACGGGCAAAGCCCGCGGAGCCTTCCCCTCTCGCTCGCCTTGCGAGCTACA
This Syntrophorhabdaceae bacterium DNA region includes the following protein-coding sequences:
- a CDS encoding 4Fe-4S dicluster domain-containing protein, encoding MKIEEKLALDAFKTDKESHITINHETCRSRCDLRPCLFVCPAHLYSYNEEHDEMVVEYAGCLECGTCLVACKDGALSWSYPRGDYGIQYRFG